The Terrirubrum flagellatum nucleotide sequence CTTGCGGATCGCCGCGCTGCGCCCGGTTTCGATGACCGCCAGAAGCTCTCGATGTTCGTCGACAATCGCCGGCATCGGTTTGCCGAGCGTGGCGAGACCGAAAATAATGGTGAATTGCCGCGCCAGCGTCTCCCACAGTTCGATGGTGACGCTGTTTCCGCCGAGTCGGCACAGTGCGCGATGAAAGTCTGTGTCGGCGGCGGCGAGACCGTAAGCGTCGCCGCGCGCAGCCATCAGGTCCATCTCGCGCACGGCGGCGCGCAGCGGGTCGAGGTGGGAGCCTTTGTTGCGTTTGCCGCGCACGGCGCGCTCTGTCGCGCTTGCCTCCAGCGCCACACGCGCTTCGATCAGTTCATCGACGCGCTCATTCGTGACCGGTCGCAGTCTGATGCCGCGATAAGGCTCGTTGATCACGATGCCCTGGCTTTCAAGCAGGCGCAGCGCTTCCCGAACCGGCACGCGGCTGACGCCCAATTTGCGCGCGAGATCGGCTTCGACGATGCGATCGCCCGGCAGAATGGCTCCGGCGGCGGCGGCCGGCACAATCGCATCGATAACGAGATCGACGAGTGTTTGCGGCTGAAGCGGGCGGAGTTCGCCGCCATTGTCTGCGGGCGCGTATCCCGTATTCGTCTTACGCCGTCTGATCGACATCATCTCCATGCGATCCGCTGCGGCAGCTCCCTTGACTCGGCTGCAGATTGTATACGATGCTACATCCGGTGAGGCAAGGGAGGCCGGGGATTGAGCGCCGAGGTCAAGAGCCGCGTCCGTTGCGAGATCGATTTCGACAGGAATGGGCGTCAAGCCGCCTACCTGCATGCGCCTTTGTCGCGCAACGATTCAGGCTGGGGCGTCGTTCAGATTCCGATCTACGTCGTGAAGAACGGCAAGGGCCCAACAGTGCTTCTCACCGGCGGCGTGCATGGCAACGAATATGAGGGACCGATTGCCGTCTCGCGGCTCGCCATGTCGCTCAAGCCTGAGGAGGTGAATGGCCGCGTGATCATGATGCCGGCGGTGAACGTGCCGGCGGTGTTGGCCAACACGCGTCTGACTCCGGTCGATCAGCGCGACATCAATCGCTGTTTCCCCGGCGATCCGCGCGGCAGCTTCTCGCAGATGCTCGCGCATTTCCTCGACAGCGTGGTGCTGCCGCATGTCGATGTCTCGGTCGATCTTCACACCGCGGGGCATTCCGCGGATTCAGCGCTGTCGACGAACATGCATTACATCGACGATGCCGCCATTCGCGAAAAGACGATGGCGACCGCCGCGGCCTTCGGCGCGCCGTTCAATGCTGTCTTCTGGGGCGTGGACGAAGGCGCGACATTCACTTCGGCGGTCGAGAAGCGCGGCATCGTGTCGATAGGCACCGAACTCGGCGGCTGGGGCCGCGTGAATATCGAGGGCGTGCGCATCGCGGATCGCGGCGT carries:
- a CDS encoding succinylglutamate desuccinylase/aspartoacylase family protein, whose amino-acid sequence is MSAEVKSRVRCEIDFDRNGRQAAYLHAPLSRNDSGWGVVQIPIYVVKNGKGPTVLLTGGVHGNEYEGPIAVSRLAMSLKPEEVNGRVIMMPAVNVPAVLANTRLTPVDQRDINRCFPGDPRGSFSQMLAHFLDSVVLPHVDVSVDLHTAGHSADSALSTNMHYIDDAAIREKTMATAAAFGAPFNAVFWGVDEGATFTSAVEKRGIVSIGTELGGWGRVNIEGVRIADRGVRNVLKHWGVIEGRPDTAQRDGSPSTRHMMVSDPAAYSFLPRTGLFEPRNLVGDTVKAGDLAGLLHFVEDIDAPPIEIRYRASGVLWMGAGPGRAQRGDCVAVVMRDYDEALAAAA
- a CDS encoding GntR family transcriptional regulator, with protein sequence MMSIRRRKTNTGYAPADNGGELRPLQPQTLVDLVIDAIVPAAAAGAILPGDRIVEADLARKLGVSRVPVREALRLLESQGIVINEPYRGIRLRPVTNERVDELIEARVALEASATERAVRGKRNKGSHLDPLRAAVREMDLMAARGDAYGLAAADTDFHRALCRLGGNSVTIELWETLARQFTIIFGLATLGKPMPAIVDEHRELLAVIETGRSAAIRKTLDEHITVMNHAVDYEAIIQKRRAERDGK